In Electrophorus electricus isolate fEleEle1 chromosome 6, fEleEle1.pri, whole genome shotgun sequence, a single genomic region encodes these proteins:
- the ndufa2 gene encoding NADH dehydrogenase [ubiquinone] 1 alpha subcomplex subunit 2: MAAVRAAGSNLARNLRELRLHLCQTSAASQGARDFVEKQYVTLKKANPEFPILIRECSGVQPKLWARYAFGKEQSVALDNMSAEQVARALEKLASVKA; the protein is encoded by the exons ATGGCCGCTGTGAGAGCTGCAGGGTCCAACCTCGCCAGAAACCTTCGGGAGCTTCGTCTGCATTTGTGTCAGACATCAGCTGCTAGTCAGGGAGCGAG GGATTTTGTTGAAAAGCAATATGTGACATTAAAGAAGGCAAACCCTGAGTTTCCCATTCTGATCCGGGAGTGCTCTGGTGTCCAGCCCAAGCTGTGGGCCCGCTACG CGTTTGGTAAAGAGCAAAGTGTCGCCCTGGACAACATGAGTGCAGAGCAGGTGGCCAGAGCTCTGGAGAAACTAGCCAGTGTGAAGGCCTGA
- the ik gene encoding protein Red yields MPERESELYSNPLAPDGHDVEDARAALQSKLTNEDFRKLLMTPRAAPPSAPPSKSRHHEMPREYNEDEDPAARRRKKKSYYAKLRQQELERERELAEKYRDRARERRDGVNKDYEETELISTTANYRAVGPTAEADKSAAEKRRQLIQESKFLGGDMEHTHLVKGLDFALLQKVRAEITSKEREEEDMMEKAQKEVKKDEDPEQKIEFKTRLGRNVYRILFKGRQTERNELFLPGRMAYVVDLEDEYADTDIPTTLIRSKADCPTMEAQTTLTTNDIVISKLTQILSYLRQGTRNKKLKRKEKGRLDDRKAPEADINIFDDIGDYIPSTSKPTRDKEKERYREKERERERERERDEEKRHHSYFEKPRADDEAVDIEKGPGSVKDQIKLINEKFAGAASTQWQETAGTRREEKKQVGDFFGMSNSYAECYPATMDDLAVDSDEEVDYSKMDQGNKKGPLGRWDFDTQEEYSDYMNNKEALPKAAFQYGIKMSEGRKTRRFKETNEKAELDRQWKKISAIIEKRKKMEADGVEVKRPKY; encoded by the exons ATGCCGGAGCGGGAAT CTGAGCTGTACTCCAATCCACTGGCCCCAGACGGCCATGATGTGGAGGACGCCAGAGCAGCTCTGCA ATCCAAGCTGACCAATGAAGACTTCAGGAAGCTGCTGATGACCCCCCGGGCGGCCCCGCCCTCGGCTCCGCCCTCAAAGTCCCGTCATCATGA AATGCCACGGGAGTACAATGAGGATGAGGATCCTGCTGCTCGcagaaggaagaagaaaag CTACTATGCGAAGCTTCGACAGCAGGAGCTGGAACGCGAGCGCGAGCTTGCGGAGAAATACAGAGACCGAGCACGCGAGAGACGCGACGGCGTGAACAAGGACTATGAGGAAACAGAGCTGATCAGCACCACAGCTAACTACAGAGCAGTGGGCCCCACAGCAGAGGc GGATAAATCAGCAGCAGAAAAGAGGCGTCAGCTGATCCAGGAGTCCAAGTTCTTGGGTGGTGACATGGAACACACTCACTTGGTGAAGGGCTTGGACTTCGCCCTGCTGCAGAAG GTGAGAGCTGAAATCACCAgtaaggagagagaagaggaggacaTGATGGAGAAAGCACAGAAAGAAGTGAA gaAGGATGAAGACCCCGAGCAGAAGATTGAGTTTAAGACCCGTCTGG GGAGGAACGTTTACAGGATCCTGTTTAAAGGGCGTCAGACGGAGCGAAACGAGCTCTTCCTGCCAGGCCGTATGGCCTACGTGGTGGACCTAGAGGATGAGTACGCTGACACTGACATCCCCACTACGCTCATCCGCAGCAAGGCCGACTGCCCAACCATGGAG GCTCAGACAACCCTCACCACTAACGACATCGTGATCAGTAAGCTGACCCAGATTCTCTCCTACCTGAGGCAGGGCACACGAAACAAGAAACTCAAGAGGAAGGAGAAAG GGAGACTTGATGACCGCAAAGCCCCAGAAGCTGACATAAA cATCTTTGACGATATTGGAGACTACATCCCATCCACATCCAAACCCACACGGGACAAAGAAAAGGAACGCTAccgagaaaaggagagagagcgtgagagggagagagagagggatgaggagaaGAGGCACCATAGCTACTTCGAGAAGCCTCGAGCTGATGatgag GCAGTTGACATAGAGAAAG GTCCTGGATCAGTGAAGGATCAGATCAAACTGATCAATGAGAAGTTTGCGGGAGCAGCGTCTACGCAGTGGCAGGAGAC AGCTGGGACACGGCgggaagagaagaaacaggTGGGGGATTTCTTTGGCATGTCCAACAGCTACGCAGAGTGTTACCCCGCTAC gatggaTGATTTAGCGGTAGACAGTGATGAAGAGGTGGACTACAGCAAGATGGACCAG gGGAATAAGAAGGGACCCCTGGGCCGATGGGACTTTGATACACAGGAGGAGTACAGTGACTACATGAACAATAAAGAGGCCCTGCCAAA GGCTGCGTTCCAGTATGGCATCAAGATGTCTGAGGGTAGGAAGACACGGCGCTTCAAAGAGACTAATGAGAAGGCAGAACTGGACAGACAGTGGAAGAAGATCAGCGCT ATCAttgagaagaggaagaagatggaGGCTGATGG GGTGGAGGTGAAGAGGCCAAAGTATTAA